Proteins encoded in a region of the Delphinus delphis chromosome 13, mDelDel1.2, whole genome shotgun sequence genome:
- the FZD10 gene encoding frizzled-10, with protein MQRPGPRLWLVLQVMGSCAAISSMDMERPGDGRCQPIEIPMCKDIGYNMTRMPNLMGHENQREAAIQLHEFAPLVEYGCHGHLRFFLCSLYAPMCTEQVSTPIPACRVMCEQARLKCSPIMEQFNFKWPDSLDCSKLPNKNDPNYLCMEAPNNGSDEPARGSGMFPPLFRPQRPHSAQENQLKDGGPGRAGCDNPGKFRHVEKSASCAPLCTPGVDVYWSRDDKHFAVVWLAVWSVLCFFSSAFTVLTFLIDPARFRYPERPIIFLSMCYCVYSVGYIIRLFAGAESVACDRDSGQLYVIQEGLESTGCTLVFLVLYYFGMASSLWWVILTLTWFLAAGKKWGHEAIEANSSYFHLAAWAIPAVKTILILVMRRVAGDELTGVCYVGSMDVNALTGFVLIPLACYLIIGTSFILSGFVALFHIRRVMKTGGENTDKLEKLMVRIGVFSVLYTVPATCVIACYFYERLNVEYWKILATQHKCKMNNQTKNLDCLMAASIPAVEIFMVKIFMLLVVGITSGMWVWTSKTLQSWQNVCSRRFKKKSRRKPASVITSSGIYKKAQHPPKTHLGKYEIPAQPPTCV; from the coding sequence ATGCAGCGCCCGGGCCCCCGCCTGTGGCTGGTCCTTCAGGTGATGGGCTCGTGCGCCGCCATCAGCTCCATGGACATGGAGCGTCCGGGCGACGGCAGGTGCCAGCCCATCGAGATCCCGATGTGCAAGGACATTGGCTACAACATGACCCGCATGCCCAACCTGATGGGCCACGAGAACCAGCGCGAGGCCGCCATCCAGCTGCACGAGTTCGCGCCGCTGGTGGAGTACGGCTGCCACGGCCACCTCCGCTTCTTCCTGTGCTCCCTGTACGCGCCCATGTGCACCGAGCAagtctccacccccatccccgcctGCCGGGTCATGTGCGAGCAGGCCCGGCTCAAGTGCTCCCCGATCATGGAGCAGTTCAACTTCAAGTGGCCCGACTCGCTGGACTGCAGCAAACTCCCCAACAAGAACGACCCCAATTACCTGTGCATGGAGGCGCCCAACAACGGCTCGGACGAGCCCGCGCGGGGCTCGGGCATGTTCCCGCCGCTCTTCCGGCCGCAGCGGCCGCACAGCGCGCAGGAGAACCAGCTGAAGGACGGGGGACCCGGGCGCGCCGGCTGCGACAACCCGGGCAAGTTCCGCCACGTGGAGAAGAGCGCGTCGTGCGCGCCGCTCTGCACGCCGGGCGTGGACGTCTACTGGAGCCGCGACGACAAGCACTTCGCCGTGGTCTGGCTGGCCGTCTGGTCCGTGCTCTGCTTCTTCTCCAGCGCCTTCACCGTGCTCACCTTCCTCATCGACCCGGCGCGCTTCAGGTACCCCGAGCGCCCCATCATCTTCCTCTCCATGTGCTACTGCGTCTACTCGGTGGGCTACATCATCCGCCTCTTCGCGGGCGCCGAGAGCGTCGCCTGCGACCGGGACAGCGGGCAGCTGTACGTCATCCAGGAGGGGCTTGAGAGCACGGGCTGCACCCTGGTCTTCCTGGTCCTCTACTACTTCGGCATGGCCAGTTCCCTGTGGTGGGTGATTCTCACGCTCACCTGGTTTCTGGCTGCGGGCAAGAAGTGGGGCCACGAGGCCATCGAGGCCAACAGCAGCTACTTCCACCTGGCCGCCTGGGCCATCCCGGCCGTGAAGACCATCCTAATCCTGGTCATGCGCAGGGTCGCGGGGGACGAGCTGACCGGCGTCTGCTACGTGGGGAGCATGGACGTCAACGCCCTCACCGGCTTCGTCCTCATCCCGCTGGCCTGTTACCTCATCATCGGCACTTCCTTTATCCTCTCGGGCTTCGTGGCCCTTTTCCACATCCGGAGGGTGATGAAAACGGGCGGGGAGAACACGGACAAACTGGAAAAGCTCATGGTGAGGATAGGGGTCTTCTCCGTGCTCTACACGGTGCCGGCCACCTGTGTGATTGCCTGTTACTTTTACGAACGCCTCAACGTGGAGTATTGGAAAATCCTGGCCACGCAGCACAAGTGCAAAATGAACAACCAGACTAAAAACCTGGACTGTCTGATGGCCGCCTCCATCCCCGCGGTGGAGATCTTCATGGTGAAGATTTTCATGCTGTTGGTGGTGGGCATCACCAGTGGCATGTGGGTCTGGACATCCAAGACTCTGCAGTCCTGGCAGAACGTTTGCAGCCGCAGGTTCAAGAAAAAGAGCCGAAGAAAACCGGCCAGCGTGATCACCAGCAGTGGAATTTACAAAAAAGCCCAGCATCCCCCAAAAACCCATCTCGGGAAATATGAAATCCCTGCCCAGCCTCCCACCTGCGTGTGA